A part of Sebastes fasciatus isolate fSebFas1 chromosome 10, fSebFas1.pri, whole genome shotgun sequence genomic DNA contains:
- the map1lc3cl gene encoding microtubule-associated protein 1 light chain 3 gamma has translation MAPFEKSMEMMPFKQRRCLETRKDEVCSIRTKFPNKLPVIVERYIREKTLPLLDKTKFLVPFELTLGQFLCLLRNKIALDSTQALFLLVAEKSMSCMSSSMGEVYSSHSDTDGFLYITYASQDMFGAP, from the exons ATGGCTCCTTTTGAGAAATCCATGGAGATGATGCCCTTTAAGCAGAGGAGATGCCTCG AAACAAGAAAAGATGAAGTGTGCAGCATTCGGACGAAATTCCCCAACAAATTGCCT GTGATAGTTGAACGTTACATCCGTGAAAAGACTCTCCCTCTGTTAGACAAAACAAAGTTCCTGGTTCCCTTCGAGCTCACCTTGGGTCAGTTCCTGTGCCTGCTCAG GAATAAGATTGCCTTGGACTCCACCCAGGCTCTGTTCCTCCTGGTGGCAGAGAAAAGCATGTCCTGCATGTCCTCCAGCATGGGGGAGGTTTATTCCAGCCACAGCGACACTGACGGCTTCCTCTACATCACCTACGCCTCGCAGGATATGTTCGGAGCGCCTTGA